The genomic window GGTTTAGTTAACTTCAACGTAGCTCTCCTTTTATTCCTAGCTTTTTTAATTTTTAGAAACGTCGCTAAAATTTTCAGTGAGCGTAGAGGCGGAATTTTAGGAAGCCGTCTGAAATCAAAACTAGTTATTGCATTTGTGTCATTTGCTTTTGTGCCAACAGCCCTTTTGTTTTTAGTTTCCGTTTTCTACATCAACTCAAGTTTTGATAAATGGTTTAGTCTTAAGATTGGTAGTGTTCTTCAAGATTCTTTAGAAGTCACAAACGCCTATTATCAAAATACAAAAAAGAAGAATTACCATTTTGCTAACCGAGTCGCTCAGCGCATGCGCGAAGTGAAACCCTCTGAGCGAATGAAAACAATGGCGAAGTTGAGACAAGAATACAGCCTTGATTCTGTAGAATATTATCCAAGTATTTTTTCTAAGCGTTATGTTTTTCTAGGCAAGGATGATCAACTCAGACAAATTCCACCTGCCACCTTAGAGTTTCTCCAAAAAGGTATTACCCAAGGTGTCGAAGCTAGTACGATTCACCAATTTTCAAACGGAAATCTCATTCGATGCATTGTTCCTTTTAAAGGCAAAGATGCAAGCAGCATGGGTGCTGTGGTTGTGAGTAGTTACGTTCCGTTAAGTCTTGTTACAAAAATGGATGACATAGCAACTGCCTACGAAGATTATCGCGATGTAAATCCGCTGAAGTATCCGATCAAATCCATTTACATGATTATTTTGGTGTTGGTGACATTGCTTATCTTTTTTGGTGCATCATGGTTCGGATTTCATTTAGCAAGACAGCTCTCAACTCCGCTTGAATTATTAGGTAAGGCTACTGAGCAAATTGCTCATGGTCATTATCAAACGGTTGATGTTCGAGCGGGCTCTTATGAGATATTTCAGTTAGTCGAGAGTTTTAATAAAATGACTACTGATTTAAGTAATTCAGAAAAAACATTGCGTGCCCATAGTAGATACATTGAAGTAGTACTTTCTAATATTTCCGCAGGTGTTATTTCTGTTGATCCCCAAGGTCTCATCACAACAGTTAATCAATGCGCGACACAACTTTTGGAAATTAATCCTTCAAAATTTATCGGCCGTCATTATGAAGAAGTGATGACGGCTGAACATAAACAGATTATTCACGACTTGCTTGGAAAAATCTCTAAACACAAAGCCCATTCAATTCAAAAAGAAATTCATGTGAATTTAAGAGGCGAAAATCTAATTCTACAATGTACACTATCTCCACTTAAAGATGAAAAAGGTGGTTCTCTTGGTTTTGTATTAGCTTTTGACGATTTGACAAAACTCATTAACGCTCAAAGAGCAGCCGCCTGGAAGGAAGTCGCACGTCGTATTGCCCACGAAATTAAAAACCCACTGACGCCGATTAAACTTTCTGCAGAACGTTTGCAAAAAAAGTTTGGTGACCAAGTAGATGATCCTGCGTTTACGACTTGTACACAGACTATTATTCAACAAGTCGATGAGCTTAAAGAATTAGTAAACGAGTTTAGCTCCTTTGCTCGATTGCCTCAGGCTCATCTTGCTCCTCATGATTTTAATCAAGTGGTTGAAGCAGCTTTGGTCTTGTATCGCGAGGGTCATAAAAACATTCAATTTAGCGTGAGCCTTGATCCTAAATTGCCCGCCTTTGATATAGATCATGATCAAATGAAGCGGGTTTTAATCAATATTTTCGAGAATGCGGTGGCTGCCGTGTCTTCAAATCAATCCCAAACTGGAAGTGTTGCAATTTCGACACAGTATGATAGTGTT from Oligoflexia bacterium includes these protein-coding regions:
- a CDS encoding ATP-binding protein — encoded protein: MWELKGKWKLPWLRTKKTAPRLNTESISSDEAKKRQRERLVIFSLAVFFSALTYLEIHLANLSQKLPFVNSIFFFGLVNFNVALLLFLAFLIFRNVAKIFSERRGGILGSRLKSKLVIAFVSFAFVPTALLFLVSVFYINSSFDKWFSLKIGSVLQDSLEVTNAYYQNTKKKNYHFANRVAQRMREVKPSERMKTMAKLRQEYSLDSVEYYPSIFSKRYVFLGKDDQLRQIPPATLEFLQKGITQGVEASTIHQFSNGNLIRCIVPFKGKDASSMGAVVVSSYVPLSLVTKMDDIATAYEDYRDVNPLKYPIKSIYMIILVLVTLLIFFGASWFGFHLARQLSTPLELLGKATEQIAHGHYQTVDVRAGSYEIFQLVESFNKMTTDLSNSEKTLRAHSRYIEVVLSNISAGVISVDPQGLITTVNQCATQLLEINPSKFIGRHYEEVMTAEHKQIIHDLLGKISKHKAHSIQKEIHVNLRGENLILQCTLSPLKDEKGGSLGFVLAFDDLTKLINAQRAAAWKEVARRIAHEIKNPLTPIKLSAERLQKKFGDQVDDPAFTTCTQTIIQQVDELKELVNEFSSFARLPQAHLAPHDFNQVVEAALVLYREGHKNIQFSVSLDPKLPAFDIDHDQMKRVLINIFENAVAAVSSNQSQTGSVAISTQYDSVLRIARCIIADNGPGIPNEMRDRIFEPYFSTKTSGTGLGLAIVKRIVDDHSGFIRVFKNTPSGSKFVIELPAITRTNTTQNVQGKNTNHEGSINT